The sequence below is a genomic window from Deltaproteobacteria bacterium HGW-Deltaproteobacteria-6.
CCACATAGGGATCCATCGACCAGCCGCCATTATCGATGAGCAGTTTGACTTTCAGGCGGTCGGCCAATCTGCGGTCGAAAATGATTTCTATTTCACCGGCGTTGCGCATGGTCTGATAAATCGTCTTGTCAATATTCACAATGTCCTTGGGTCCCGCCGGCTGAAGATGCTTGAGGCGTTTGAGTGCTTCTCCGATTTGTGAGGCGTTGATGGGACCGGATTGCGAATAGTCGCGGTAACGGCGCTCCATGGCGACTTTGATGGCTGACTTGTTGCGTGATTCACCACCCACGCGCATACCGCCCGGATGTGTGCCGGAATGACCGGTAGGCGATGTGCCGTGTGTGCCGATCCATTTATTGCCGCCGTGATGGGCTTCGGTCTGCTCCTTGAGACGCTTCAGGAAATGGGCAACCAGTTCGTCAGGCGTCATCTTTTTGATCTGTTCTTCGGAAAGCCCCAGCGCGTCGGCCATTCCCTCCGGATCTTTGAGCCATTCAGACAGCATCGCCTTAACCATATCGGAAAGTTCCGCATCCGTCGGCTCCACGTCGGCCATCCCGTGAAACGCCACGGCAAACGCCTGATCGTAAATGTCGAAATAGCGTTCGCTTTTCACCAGCAGAGAACGCGTGACACTGTAAAAATCATCAAGCGACGAAATAAGCCCCATGCCCAGCGCTTTTTGAAGCCTCAGAAAAGACGTGGGCGTCACGGGAATACCCTTGTCGCGCAACGTATAGAAAAAATTAGCAAACATGCGTTTTACCTTACTGATGGGATGCCAGGTAAAGATCCGTGCTCTTTTTGAACAACACACCTAAAAAAGGAACGCTGTTCGATTTCAAACTTTTAATCTGAAAATCCGGATCGGCCTGCAGGGCGCGCATCCAGTTGATCAGCTCGCGTGTGGCGGGCTTCTTCTCGACACCACGCACTTCCCGCAGACGATAAAACGCATCCATGCAGGCGGCGGTCAAATCCTTGTTCAGATCGGGAAAATGCACGCTGATGATCTTGCGCATCATATCGCGGTCCGGAAAAGCAATATGATGGAAATTGCAGCGCCCCAGAAACGGATCGGACAGATCTTTCTTTGCATTGGAGGTAATAATGATCACGGGCCGGTTTTTCGCCTTGACGGTACGGTCGACTTCCATGATGTCAAACTGCATCTGATCAAGAATATCGAGCATGTCATCCTGAAAATCAGTGTCGGCCTTATCGATTTCGTC
It includes:
- a CDS encoding MoxR family ATPase produces the protein MTTSENRSAKFAGASRYVLDDELAKIVNISMALEMPLLLKGEPGTGKTMLAHAIAESLRMPLIILNVKSSMKLIDALYQYDTLTRLNDSRFSDSGRDVSNIEEYIKMGKIGQAFAAEKKVVLLIDEIDKADTDFQDDMLDILDQMQFDIMEVDRTVKAKNRPVIIITSNAKKDLSDPFLGRCNFHHIAFPDRDMMRKIISVHFPDLNKDLTAACMDAFYRLREVRGVEKKPATRELINWMRALQADPDFQIKSLKSNSVPFLGVLFKKSTDLYLASHQ